TAAATGTGGATTGATTTTGGACAGGGATTGGAATGCGGCACTGATGATTCTAAAAGTAGCCTTGAGTACGGTAGGGCATACCGGAACTTGGATCGAAGATCCGAACGCTTCAGGAGATTTGGCCGCTACTTTGGTTGGAGTAATCCAGTCGCAAGCAAGCTGAGTCTATGAATGAAGAATCCCCGTCCCTTTAGGGCTCTTGAGTGTCAAAGCACCGAACTTAGAGCAACGCTATCAGAGTACGCGCCAAGCACTTACCGATTTAAAAGGCGATAGATAGCAAAACATATGAGTAAAATGCTGGAATCGGGACAAATATTACAGGGACGCTATCAACTCAAACAAAAGTTAGGGAAAAATGCGGGGCGTCAAACTTGGCTGGCAGAAGATTTGGCAACAGAAACTAAAGAAAAGGTAGTTGTCAAACTGCTGGCTTTTGGCGGCGAGGTGCAGTGGGATGACCTCAAATTATTTGAACGGGAAGCGCAGGTTCTCAAACAACTGGATCATCCTCGCATTCCTAAGTATCGAGATTATTTTCATATAGACGATCGCACGCTTTGGTTCGGATTGGTGCAAGAATATATTCCCGGTGCTTCCTTGAAAGAATTGCTGAGTCAAGGTCGAAAATTTACGAAAAAGGAAATACATAAAATCACTGTATCGGTTTTGAATATTCTGTTTTACCTGCACGATAAAAATCCGCCTGTGTTGCATCGGGACATCAAACCAAGTAATTTAATTTGGGGTGAAGATGAATATATTTATTTAGTTGATTTTGGTGCAGTTCAAGATCGAGCGGCAACAGAGGGCGCTACATTTACTGTCGTGGGAACTTACGGTTATGCACCGATGGAACAATTTGGCGGTCGGGCAGTTCCGGCGTCGGATTTGTATGCGCTGGGCGCAACTTTGATTCATTTATTAACTGGTATTCCACCAGCCGATTTGCCACAAAAAAACTTGCAGATTCAATTTGCTGACAAGGTGAATTTGTCTCCTCATTTGGCAAGTTGGTTAATGAAAATGACCGAACCTGCTTTAGAACGCAGGTTTAGTAATGTTAGAGAAGCGCTCGAGAATCTCAAACAAATAAACTTAAAGGGCGAAGCAAGGGGTAACGAGCTTTTAAAGCAAACATCTGACTTGAATAATTCCGGTCAAGGTCGTTTATTAGATTCATCTGTACCGGTGCCAGATGAAATCAAAGGTTGGAATTGGGGAGCATTTTTGTTACCCTGGATATGGCCGCTAACTAATAATGTTTGGATCGGTCTTTTATGCTGGATACCGCAGATAGGTTGGCTGATGGCGATCGCATTGGGTGCTAGAGGCAATGAATGGGCTTGGAAAAGTAAAAAGTGGCGGAGTATCGAACACTTCAAAGCTCATCAAAGAGGCTGGGCAATTGCCGGACTTTTTATCGGCATACCAACAGCTTGGATATATCTAGTTTTCTTGGCGATGATTCTAGGTTTGCGTTAATAATGCCTCCGAGTTAACGGGAACAGAAGCGTTTACCAATGTCAAAAGCGGGCCGTTTTGTTCTTGTCCGTTTACGGCAAAATCGCTGTGACACAAATAAATTCTTTCTCCCGCACGAGACAACAAATCTCGCACAATTCGTCGCAGTCTTTCTTCTCCTGCGTCTGTTTCATCTTGCTCTGTCCAAGGTTCTCCCAATCGATTTTGCAGAAATAATTGCGAAGCAAATAAACTCGCTGCACCTCCACTTAACCACAGAGAAGAACCGACATCCATCCAAAATTGCCAACGATGAAATCTGCGACTGGAACGGTATTGAAAGATATTCGCCAAGGTGACGGCATTTGCTGTTCTGCCAAAACTTCTCATAGGAAAAGGATTTGCCGTTACTGTACCGCGCCGCAGTAGCTGTATGAATCGACCGACGGTAGTATGAGATGGTGTATCTCCTGGGTTAACGGGAGAGTCGATCGGAGTTTTTCGCAGTCGTCCGTCTACTTCCCAATAATGCTGGGCGGTTTCCATTAATTCTCGCAAAGCTGATAATTGGTGAAAGGGAAGATAGCTGCCATTCCACAAAAAGCGCTGAATTGCTCGATCGAGTACGTGAACGCCGCTGGGTATGAGACGCTGCTGTTGTTGCGATCGCTGTTCTTCCAGCCATTGTACAATTTCTTCATAAGCAATGGTCGCTTGATATCCCAGACGATCCCAGCGAGCAAAGCTTTTCACCGGCTGCAAACTGGGCAATTCCGGATCGGGCGCATAACAATAGTCTGCCAACAAACCGGCGCGAACTGGATCGATACCTTTTGGGATTTGGGATTTGGGATTTGGGATTGAGGTATCTTCCGATTCCTCGTTATCTGTTGCTGCTGATGATTGACTGAGTACTACCAACATTTCCGCGATCGCATCTCGGTCTACCAAACGTCCCAATCCCGGATAAACTAAAGCCAGAAGGGTGAGCAATGCGCGAACGATCGGAGAACTGGATAAGGGGCGCTGATCGTTGAGAGATTCGACGGCTATACCTTTACCTGTGAGAATTTCGATGAAGCTGTAGCGTGCGATCGCATCTAAACCGGGTGCTATGACAGCGACATCTTGCGGTTGCACCTGTCCTGAGTTTATCGCTTGGCTGATGATTTCGGCGGTTTCGCGCAAAAGTTGCGATCGCGATATCGTTTGTAGAGACTGCACCGATTCTGGTAAAGCGGATAGTAAGGAGGGGTCGTTAAGTGCTTCCACCAAGTTATTTCCCAGGCTATCTTCCAAACAAATCACAGGTCGCCTTCTCAAAGTATCTACTTGACAGCGGGATGCCAAACCTGCCATAAAATCGGAGTCAGCACCCAATCCTACGCGCACGCCACCTTCAGGATTGTATGCGAAAGCGCCGATCGCGCCACTGTCTAGGAGAAAGTCAAACAAATCGCGTGCGATCGCGGGATAATCATCTATATCATCTGCCAGAACTATGCGACACCGACGAGTTAAATGCTGCTGATAAGTTGCG
The sequence above is a segment of the Aerosakkonema funiforme FACHB-1375 genome. Coding sequences within it:
- a CDS encoding serine/threonine protein kinase — its product is MLESGQILQGRYQLKQKLGKNAGRQTWLAEDLATETKEKVVVKLLAFGGEVQWDDLKLFEREAQVLKQLDHPRIPKYRDYFHIDDRTLWFGLVQEYIPGASLKELLSQGRKFTKKEIHKITVSVLNILFYLHDKNPPVLHRDIKPSNLIWGEDEYIYLVDFGAVQDRAATEGATFTVVGTYGYAPMEQFGGRAVPASDLYALGATLIHLLTGIPPADLPQKNLQIQFADKVNLSPHLASWLMKMTEPALERRFSNVREALENLKQINLKGEARGNELLKQTSDLNNSGQGRLLDSSVPVPDEIKGWNWGAFLLPWIWPLTNNVWIGLLCWIPQIGWLMAIALGARGNEWAWKSKKWRSIEHFKAHQRGWAIAGLFIGIPTAWIYLVFLAMILGLR
- a CDS encoding recombinase family protein, with protein sequence MVSESIWIAGSSRGGKTTRLIEQFCTWVQMGFDRPNATMPNSATQGRAVSQSVVSRLTARQRASAALIFAANGDNRIELTDRITAAIPNIPIRTTTPLAFFEDEVILFWPLLIQRLNLKAQFPLRLRPETEQELATELWRPELDMGIWRQMGVNEYRLVRRALDLLLLAGLSGTPPEDISEILEQGLVEEGEGESFDSELSSQHSTLKMMLLRWKQWCLERGLLTYGIIAELYWRYLLPDATYQQHLTRRCRIVLADDIDDYPAIARDLFDFLLDSGAIGAFAYNPEGGVRVGLGADSDFMAGLASRCQVDTLRRRPVICLEDSLGNNLVEALNDPSLLSALPESVQSLQTISRSQLLRETAEIISQAINSGQVQPQDVAVIAPGLDAIARYSFIEILTGKGIAVESLNDQRPLSSSPIVRALLTLLALVYPGLGRLVDRDAIAEMLVVLSQSSAATDNEESEDTSIPNPKSQIPKGIDPVRAGLLADYCYAPDPELPSLQPVKSFARWDRLGYQATIAYEEIVQWLEEQRSQQQQRLIPSGVHVLDRAIQRFLWNGSYLPFHQLSALRELMETAQHYWEVDGRLRKTPIDSPVNPGDTPSHTTVGRFIQLLRRGTVTANPFPMRSFGRTANAVTLANIFQYRSSRRFHRWQFWMDVGSSLWLSGGAASLFASQLFLQNRLGEPWTEQDETDAGEERLRRIVRDLLSRAGERIYLCHSDFAVNGQEQNGPLLTLVNASVPVNSEALLTQT